In Caldisericaceae bacterium, a single window of DNA contains:
- a CDS encoding 4Fe-4S binding protein — MGKNKVIVNKDYCKGCGICVSVCPVKILRINEDFKVEVENEEKCIGCGMCELYCPDFAIIVKKGITV; from the coding sequence ATGGGTAAAAACAAAGTAATAGTGAATAAAGATTACTGTAAAGGTTGTGGAATTTGTGTATCTGTTTGCCCTGTAAAGATTCTAAGAATTAATGAAGACTTTAAAGTAGAAGTTGAAAATGAAGAAAAATGTATTGGATGTGGCATGTGTGAACTGTACTGCCCGGATTTTGCAATAATAGTTAAAAAGGGGATAACAGTATGA